The following coding sequences lie in one Lolium perenne isolate Kyuss_39 chromosome 2, Kyuss_2.0, whole genome shotgun sequence genomic window:
- the LOC127333043 gene encoding trans-cinnamate 4-monooxygenase, protein MEVLLLEKALLGLFAAAVLAIAVAKLTGKRFRLPPGPSGAPIVGNWLQVGDDLNHRNLMGIAKRFGEVFLLRMGIRNLVVVSSPELAKEVLHTQGVEFGSRTRNVVFDIFTGNGQDMVFTVYGDHWRKMRRIMTVPFFTNKVVAQNRVGWEEEARLVVEDVKADPASATAGTVIRRRLQLMMYNDMFRIMFDRRFESVDDPLFNKLKAMNAERSILSQSFDYNYGDFIPILRPFLRKYLNRCTNLKTKRMKLFEDHFVADRKKALEQNGEIRCAMDHILEAERKGEINHDNVLYIVENINVAAIETTLWSIEWGIAELVNHADVQSKLRDEMAAVLGPNVAVTEPDLERLPYLQSVVKETLRLRMAIPLLVPHMNLSDAKLAGYDIPAESKILVNAWFLANDPKRWVRADEFRPERFLEEEKAVEAHGNDFRFVPFGVGRRSCPGIVLALPIIGITLGRLVQNFQLLPPPGQDKIDTTEKPGQFSNQILKHATVVCKPLEA, encoded by the exons ATGGAGGTCCTCCTCCTGGAGAAGGCCCTGCTGGGGCTCTTCGCGGCGGCGGTGCTGGCCATCGCCGTCGCGAAGCTCACCGGCAAGCGCTTCCGCCTCCCGCCCGGCCCCTCCGGCGCCCCCATCGTCGGCAACTGGCTCCAGGTCGGCGACGACCTGAACCACCGCAACCTGATGGGCATCGCGAAGCGGTTCGGGGAGGTGTTCCTGCTCCGCATGGGCATCCGCAACCTGGTGGTGGTGTCCAGCCCGGAGCTGGCCAAGGAGGTGCTCCACACGCAGGGCGTGGAGTTCGGCTCCCGCACCCGCAACGTCGTCTTCGACATCTTCACCGGCAACGGCCAGGACATGGTCTTCACCGTCTACGGCGACCACTGGCGCAAGATGCGCCGGATCATGACCGTGCCCTTCTTCACCAACAAGGTGGTGGCGCAGAACCGGGTGGGatgggaggaggaggcccggctcGTGGTGGAGGACGTCAAGGCCGACCCGGCGTCCGCCACCGCCGGCACCGTGATCCGCCGAAGGCTGCAGCTCATGATGTACAACGACATGTTCCGCATCATGTTCGACCGCAGGTTCGAGTCCGTCGACGAcccgctcttcaacaagctcaaggcCATGAACGCAGAGCGCAGCATCCTCTCGCAGAGCTTCGACTACAACTACGGCGACTTCATCCCCATCCTCCGCCCGTTCCTTCGCAAGTACCTCAACCGCTGCACCAACCTCAAGACCAAGAGGATGAAGCTATTCGAGGACCACTTCGTCGCTGACCGCAA GAAGGCGCTGGAGCAGAATGGGGAGATCAGGTGCGCCATGGATCACATCCTGGAGGCCGAGAGGAAGGGCGAGATCAACCACGACAACGTCCTCTACATCGTCGAGAACATCAACGTCGCTG CCATCGAGACAACCCTGTGGTCGATCGAGTGGGGCATCGCCGAGCTGGTGAACCACGCGGACGTCCAGTCAAAGCTCCGCGACGAGATGGCCGCCGTGCTGGGCCCCAACGTGGCGGTGACGGAGCCGGACCTCGAGCGCCTCCCCTACCTGCAGTCCGTCGTGAAGGAGACCCTCCGCCTCCGCATGGCCATCCCGCTGCTCGTGCCGCACATGAACCTTAGcgacgccaagctcgccggctacGACATCCCAGCCGAGTCCAAGATCCTCGTCAACGCATGGTTCCTCGCCAACGACCCCAAGCGGTGGGTGCGCGCCGATGAGTTCAGGCCGGAGCGCTTCCTCGAGGAGGAGAAGGCCGTCGAGGCCCACGGCAACGACTTCCGCTTCGTGCCCTTCGGCGTCGGCCGCCGGAGCTGCCCCGGGATCGTCCTCGCGCTGCCCATCATTGGCATCACGCTCGGACGCCTCGTGCAGAACTTCCAGCTGCTGCCGCCGCCCGGGCAGGACAAGATCGACACCACCGAGAAGCCCGGACAGTTCAGCAACCAGATCCTCAAGCACGCCACCGTCGTCTGCAAGCCGCTCGAGGCCTAG